The following proteins are encoded in a genomic region of Stutzerimonas balearica DSM 6083:
- a CDS encoding diguanylate cyclase, producing the protein MSDQEGLKQHFAQRVIHQAREVLELWQQLQRSEWSDRYHSTLTDATLRLRRFAERFEQTEHSELAIGIEDCLSDIRDNRGRLSSESISTLSQLIYRLARTGLRHSDPHNQMFLPPLSKPIYIALQDVQRAQHLVRQLDFFSMTARAFANDDEFRAAMNERHPAAIVMEVDFNGAGEGLRLAERIQQGLDDKLPILFFSHQETDTPTRLAAVRAGGLEFFTGTLDASSLIEKIEIFTRTAHYEPIRVLIIDDSRAQATHTERVLNNAGIVTQTLTEPIQAITALAEFQPDLIILDMYMPDCLGTELAKVIRQHERYVSVPIIYLSAEDDLDKQLDAMGEGGDDFLTKPIKPSHLIATVRTRAARARSLKARIVRDSLTGLYNHTHSLQLLDDARFRARRDNRPLVFAMLDIDHFKQVNDTYGHPMGDRVIKSLALFLKQRLRKTDHIGRYGGEEFAVVMPDTSAEAAMGVLDEIRRRFGEIRYPAQPTDLSCTFSCGITELASDADVKTLTQQADAALYRAKREGRNRVERF; encoded by the coding sequence ATGTCGGATCAGGAAGGCCTCAAACAGCATTTCGCCCAGCGTGTGATTCACCAGGCGCGGGAAGTACTAGAGCTCTGGCAGCAGCTGCAGCGCAGCGAGTGGAGCGATCGCTACCACTCGACACTGACCGATGCCACGCTGCGTCTGCGGCGCTTCGCCGAGCGCTTCGAGCAAACCGAGCACAGTGAGCTGGCGATCGGTATCGAGGATTGTCTGAGCGACATCCGCGACAACCGCGGGCGCCTGTCCAGCGAAAGCATTTCGACGCTCAGCCAACTGATCTACCGGCTCGCACGCACCGGCCTGCGGCACAGCGACCCGCACAACCAGATGTTCCTGCCGCCGCTGAGCAAACCGATCTACATCGCCCTGCAGGACGTCCAACGCGCCCAGCACCTGGTTCGTCAGCTGGATTTCTTCAGCATGACCGCACGCGCCTTCGCCAACGACGACGAGTTCCGCGCGGCCATGAACGAACGCCACCCGGCGGCCATCGTCATGGAGGTGGACTTCAACGGTGCAGGTGAGGGGCTACGCTTGGCCGAGCGTATCCAGCAGGGGCTGGACGACAAGCTGCCGATTCTCTTCTTCAGCCATCAGGAAACCGATACGCCGACTCGCCTGGCCGCGGTGCGCGCCGGAGGCCTGGAGTTCTTTACCGGCACACTGGACGCTTCGAGTCTCATCGAAAAGATCGAGATATTCACGCGGACCGCGCACTACGAACCCATCCGCGTGCTGATTATCGACGACTCACGGGCCCAGGCAACGCATACCGAACGCGTGCTGAACAATGCCGGCATCGTGACCCAGACGCTTACCGAGCCGATTCAGGCGATTACCGCGTTGGCCGAGTTCCAGCCTGACCTGATCATCCTCGATATGTACATGCCAGACTGCCTGGGCACGGAGCTGGCGAAGGTGATCCGTCAGCACGAGCGATACGTCAGCGTACCGATCATCTACCTGTCGGCCGAGGACGACCTGGACAAGCAGCTCGACGCCATGGGCGAAGGCGGCGACGACTTCCTGACCAAGCCGATCAAGCCAAGCCATCTGATTGCCACGGTGCGCACCCGCGCGGCGCGCGCCCGCAGCCTCAAGGCGCGAATCGTGCGCGACAGCCTTACCGGCCTGTACAACCACACCCATAGCCTGCAACTGCTGGATGATGCTCGCTTCCGTGCGCGGCGTGACAACCGCCCACTGGTCTTCGCCATGCTGGACATCGACCACTTCAAACAGGTCAACGACACCTATGGTCACCCCATGGGCGACCGGGTGATCAAGAGCCTCGCGCTGTTCCTCAAGCAACGCCTGCGCAAGACCGACCACATCGGCCGCTACGGCGGCGAAGAGTTCGCCGTGGTGATGCCCGACACCAGCGCCGAAGCCGCCATGGGCGTGCTGGACGAAATTCGCCGGCGTTTCGGTGAGATCCGCTACCCGGCACAACCGACCGACCTCAGTTGCACGTTCAGCTGCGGCATCACCGAGTTGGCGTCCGATGCGGATGTCAAAACGCTCACCCAGCAGGCCGACGCCGCCCTCTATCGAGCCAAGCGCGAGGGACGCAACCGTGTGGAGCGGTTCTGA
- a CDS encoding methyl-accepting chemotaxis protein has product MRLKSLTTINTLLLIGVCLALGATLWWSERALERPYLLMARYLTLSQQFEHQSANNIRAYLAGGDALRHSEAATSLAALDAELRELPEAFAQALRPSLASLGEFVAGDLLAAGKLAGDPQGLLLQAEREIAATLDQLAAYAQSSTDPAAAAYRSPLFEASQQLLRLSHARGKLIASGREQLVDEVLQAREALQRTAERIQQLPLLGVLETQHSAANDFAALLDLQTEQTQQEATDKGEALRRELDSLLARYPRELDRTRELIAKRSALTSTTEQRLAAVQQALAELEPAVRAEHGRIQREVRLVQGGIIALILLIALGIDRLQRQLTRTLGALVPSLSAWAQGDFTDEVQIHSRLAELGEMETSLNRLRSYLLELVRTLRQQAEDVAGSSRSLDGMNDELQRSARRQADNTAQIRDSLGELEATIQQVAGGAGEAASAGRNAAQAVGEGQQVIAESLGGLHALVGEVQDNAQAIERLSEETSAIGKVLTVIRSIAEQTNLLALNAAIEAARAGSHGRGFAVVADEVRSLAQRTTGATEEIQQLIAHLQGAVEQSLQAMREQVEHAERTAQLAQTADGALEGIVRTIADIGRMAEQIADATAQQSAAVSEIRRHSEHIHELGDTNLAHISQGRERSAQMLRLGNQLQDATRAFRF; this is encoded by the coding sequence ATGCGTCTGAAGTCGCTCACCACCATCAATACCCTACTGTTGATCGGCGTCTGTCTGGCGCTCGGCGCAACGCTCTGGTGGTCGGAACGCGCCCTTGAGCGGCCCTATCTGCTGATGGCCCGCTACCTGACGCTTTCGCAGCAGTTCGAACACCAGAGCGCGAACAATATTCGTGCTTACCTGGCCGGCGGCGATGCGTTGCGCCACAGCGAGGCCGCGACTTCGCTGGCGGCTCTCGACGCCGAGCTGCGCGAGTTGCCCGAGGCGTTCGCCCAGGCCCTGAGGCCCAGCCTCGCCTCGCTCGGCGAGTTCGTCGCGGGCGATCTGCTGGCCGCCGGCAAGCTCGCTGGCGACCCGCAGGGTTTGCTGCTGCAAGCCGAGCGCGAGATCGCCGCGACGCTCGACCAGCTCGCCGCCTACGCGCAAAGCAGCACCGATCCTGCAGCGGCGGCCTATCGCAGCCCCCTGTTCGAGGCCAGCCAGCAGCTGCTGCGCCTGAGTCACGCACGCGGCAAGCTGATCGCCAGCGGCCGCGAGCAACTCGTCGACGAGGTCCTGCAGGCGCGCGAGGCGCTGCAGCGCACCGCCGAGCGCATTCAGCAGCTACCGCTACTTGGCGTCCTTGAAACACAGCACTCGGCCGCAAACGACTTCGCCGCGTTGCTCGACCTGCAGACAGAGCAGACGCAGCAGGAGGCGACCGACAAGGGTGAAGCGCTGCGCCGGGAACTGGACAGCCTGCTCGCGCGCTATCCGCGCGAACTGGATCGCACCCGTGAACTGATCGCCAAACGCAGCGCACTGACCAGCACCACCGAACAGCGCCTGGCGGCGGTGCAGCAGGCGCTGGCCGAGCTAGAGCCAGCCGTACGCGCCGAACATGGGCGTATTCAGCGCGAGGTGCGCCTGGTTCAGGGCGGCATCATCGCCCTGATCCTGCTCATCGCCCTGGGCATCGACCGCCTGCAGCGCCAGCTCACCCGGACCCTGGGCGCGCTGGTGCCCTCACTGTCGGCGTGGGCGCAGGGCGATTTCACCGACGAAGTGCAGATCCATTCACGCCTGGCCGAGCTGGGAGAAATGGAGACCTCGCTCAACCGCCTGCGCAGCTATCTGCTCGAGCTGGTACGCACCCTGCGCCAGCAGGCCGAGGATGTGGCCGGCAGCAGCCGTAGCCTGGACGGCATGAACGACGAGCTGCAGCGCAGCGCCCGCCGACAGGCCGACAACACGGCGCAGATCCGCGACTCGCTGGGCGAGCTGGAGGCGACCATTCAGCAGGTCGCCGGCGGCGCGGGCGAAGCAGCCAGCGCCGGGCGCAACGCCGCCCAGGCAGTCGGCGAGGGACAGCAAGTCATCGCCGAAAGCCTGGGCGGGCTGCATGCTCTGGTCGGCGAAGTGCAGGACAATGCCCAGGCCATCGAGCGCCTGAGCGAAGAGACATCAGCCATCGGCAAGGTGCTGACCGTGATCCGCTCGATTGCCGAACAGACCAACCTGCTCGCGCTCAACGCCGCAATCGAAGCGGCGCGCGCCGGCTCGCATGGGCGTGGCTTCGCCGTGGTCGCCGATGAAGTGCGCTCACTGGCGCAGCGCACCACAGGTGCCACCGAGGAAATCCAGCAGCTCATCGCGCACCTGCAGGGTGCCGTTGAACAGTCGCTGCAGGCCATGCGCGAGCAGGTCGAGCATGCCGAACGCACCGCTCAGCTGGCGCAGACCGCCGATGGCGCCCTGGAAGGCATCGTGCGCACCATCGCCGATATCGGTCGCATGGCCGAGCAGATCGCCGACGCCACCGCGCAGCAGAGTGCTGCGGTCAGCGAAATCCGCCGCCATAGCGAGCATATCCACGAGCTCGGCGACACCAATCTGGCGCACATCTCCCAGGGTCGCGAACGCAGCGCGCAGATGCTACGCCTGGGCAATCAACTGCAGGATGCGACGCGTGCCTTTCGCTTCTGA
- the rplI gene encoding 50S ribosomal protein L9, whose product MEVILLEKIANLGNLGDKVNVKAGYGRNYLLPQGKATAATAANVAAFEARRAELEKAAAEKKASAEARAAQLAELEVTITATAGDEGKLFGSIGTADIADALTASGVEVAKSEVRLPNGTIRQTGEYDVALHLHTDVEAAVKVIVVAA is encoded by the coding sequence ATGGAAGTCATCCTGCTGGAAAAGATCGCCAACCTGGGCAACCTGGGCGACAAGGTAAACGTCAAGGCCGGTTACGGTCGTAACTATCTGCTGCCGCAAGGCAAGGCTACCGCTGCCACTGCGGCCAACGTCGCTGCTTTCGAAGCGCGTCGTGCCGAACTGGAAAAGGCTGCTGCAGAGAAGAAGGCTTCGGCCGAAGCTCGTGCTGCTCAGCTGGCTGAACTGGAAGTCACCATCACCGCTACTGCCGGTGACGAGGGCAAACTGTTCGGTTCCATCGGTACCGCCGACATCGCTGACGCCCTGACCGCCTCTGGCGTGGAAGTGGCCAAGAGCGAAGTTCGCCTGCCCAACGGCACCATTCGCCAGACCGGCGAGTACGACGTCGCGCTGCATCTGCACACCGACGTCGAAGCTGCCGTCAAGGTGATCGTAGTCGCGGCCTAA
- the dnaB gene encoding replicative DNA helicase encodes MNDISVPQQYDLETAALKVPPHSIEAEQAVLGGLMLDNNAWERVLDQVSDGDFYRHDHRLIFRAIYALAERNMPFDVVTLSEQLDKEGHLVQVGGLAYLGELAKNTPSVANIKAYAQIIRERATLRQLIGISNEIADSAYAPQGRTGEEILDEAERLIFQIAEARPKTGGPVGINDILVKAIDRIDTLFNAGEAITGLSTGFTDLDEATNGLQPADLIIVAGRPSMGKTTFAMNLVENAVLRTDKAVLVYSLEMPSESIVIRMLASLGRIDQTKVRAGKLDDDDWPRLTSAVNLLNDRKLFIDDTAGISPSEMRARTRRLAREHGEIAMIMVDYLQLMQIPGSSGDNRTNEISEISRSLKGLAKEFNCPVIALSQLNRSLEQRPNKRPVNSDLRESGAIEQDADIIMFVYRDEVYHPETEYKGVAEIIIGKQRNGPIGTTRLAFLGKYSRFENLAPGSYQFDDE; translated from the coding sequence ATGAACGACATCAGTGTGCCCCAGCAATACGACCTGGAAACCGCCGCGCTCAAGGTGCCGCCGCATTCCATCGAGGCCGAGCAGGCCGTCCTTGGCGGCCTGATGCTGGACAACAACGCCTGGGAGCGCGTGCTCGACCAGGTCTCCGACGGTGACTTCTACCGGCACGATCACCGGCTGATCTTCCGTGCCATCTACGCGCTGGCCGAGCGCAACATGCCGTTCGACGTGGTCACCCTGTCCGAGCAGCTGGACAAGGAAGGCCACCTGGTGCAGGTCGGCGGGTTGGCCTATCTGGGCGAGCTAGCGAAGAACACGCCCTCGGTGGCGAACATCAAGGCCTACGCGCAGATCATTCGCGAGCGTGCGACGCTGCGTCAGTTGATCGGCATCAGCAACGAGATCGCCGACAGCGCCTACGCACCGCAGGGACGCACCGGCGAGGAGATCCTCGACGAGGCCGAGCGACTGATCTTCCAGATCGCCGAAGCGCGGCCGAAGACCGGCGGGCCGGTGGGCATCAACGACATCCTGGTCAAGGCCATCGACCGCATCGACACCCTGTTCAATGCCGGCGAGGCGATCACCGGTCTGTCCACCGGGTTCACCGATCTCGACGAGGCCACCAATGGTCTGCAACCGGCGGACCTGATCATCGTCGCCGGGCGCCCTTCGATGGGTAAGACCACCTTCGCCATGAATCTGGTGGAGAACGCCGTTCTGCGTACCGACAAGGCCGTGCTGGTCTATTCGCTGGAAATGCCGTCCGAATCCATCGTCATCCGTATGCTCGCTTCGCTCGGACGTATCGATCAGACCAAGGTGCGGGCGGGCAAGCTGGACGACGACGATTGGCCGCGGCTGACCTCGGCGGTCAACCTGCTCAACGACCGCAAGTTGTTCATCGACGACACGGCCGGTATCAGCCCGTCGGAAATGCGCGCGCGCACTCGGCGCCTTGCCCGCGAGCACGGCGAGATCGCCATGATCATGGTCGACTACCTGCAGCTGATGCAGATTCCCGGCTCCAGCGGTGACAATCGGACCAACGAGATTTCCGAAATCTCTCGCTCGCTCAAGGGGCTGGCCAAGGAATTCAACTGCCCGGTGATCGCCCTCTCGCAGCTCAACCGCTCGCTCGAGCAGCGCCCGAACAAGCGCCCGGTGAACTCCGACCTGCGTGAATCCGGGGCCATCGAGCAGGACGCCGACATCATCATGTTCGTCTACCGGGACGAGGTCTATCACCCGGAAACCGAATACAAAGGCGTCGCCGAAATCATCATCGGCAAGCAGCGGAACGGCCCGATCGGCACGACCCGTCTGGCTTTTCTTGGCAAGTACTCGCGTTTCGAGAACCTCGCGCCGGGCAGCTACCAGTTCGACGACGAATAA
- a CDS encoding YgiQ family radical SAM protein gives MHAVKPLYDYPKYWAECFGPAPFLPMSRAEMDLLGWDSCDIIIVTGDAYVDHPSFGMAIIGRLLETQGFRVGIISQPDWRSKDDFMALGEPNLFFGVAAGNMDSMINRYTADRKVRSDDAYTAGGLAGKRPDRASLVYSQRCKEAYSHVPVVLGGIEASLRRIAHYDYWSDKVRRSILMDATADLLLYGNAERAIVEVAHRLAAGETIEAITDVRGTAFVRKDAPEGWFEIDSTRIDRPGKIDKIVNPYVNTRDLEACALENGQPPADDPAEARPVELLPHPRLERERTVIRLPSFEKVRNDPVLYAHANRVLHLETNPGNARALVQRHDERELWLNPPPIPLSTEEMDYVFAAPYARVPHPAYEGAKIPAYEMIRFSVNIMRGCFGGCTFCSITEHEGRIIQNRSHESILHEIEQMKGVPGFTGVVSDLGGPTANMYRLACKSHDIEKHCRKPSCVYPGICENLNTDHSSLIELYRKARALPGVKKILIASGLRYDLAVESPEYVKELVTHHVGGYLKIAPEHTERGPLDKMMKPGIGTYDRFKRMFEKFSKEAGKEQYLIPYFIAAHPGTTDEDMLNLALWLKANGFRADQVQAFYPSPMATATAMYHSGKNPLRKVTYKSEGVTIVKSEEQRRLHKAFLRYHDPKGWPLLREALIRMGRADLIGPAKHQLIPAHQPASDGYHSARRKNSTPVGSKKAGGASAGRPLLTQHTGLPPRSQDGNPWDKREQAKAAAEQRRKDSKPGKGGKGKPQRPVAPR, from the coding sequence ATGCACGCCGTCAAGCCGCTCTACGACTATCCCAAGTACTGGGCCGAATGCTTCGGCCCGGCGCCGTTCCTGCCGATGAGCAGAGCGGAGATGGATCTGCTCGGCTGGGACAGTTGCGACATCATCATCGTGACCGGAGATGCCTACGTCGACCATCCGTCGTTCGGCATGGCAATCATCGGCCGCCTGCTGGAAACCCAGGGCTTTCGCGTGGGCATCATCAGCCAGCCCGACTGGCGCTCGAAGGACGACTTCATGGCGCTTGGCGAGCCGAACCTGTTCTTCGGCGTGGCGGCCGGCAACATGGATTCGATGATCAACCGCTACACCGCCGACCGCAAGGTTCGCTCCGACGACGCCTACACCGCCGGCGGCCTGGCCGGCAAGCGGCCGGATCGTGCCAGCCTGGTCTATAGCCAGCGCTGCAAGGAGGCCTACAGCCATGTGCCGGTGGTGCTTGGTGGTATCGAGGCCTCGCTGCGGCGCATTGCACATTACGACTACTGGTCCGACAAGGTACGCCGTTCGATCCTGATGGACGCCACCGCCGACCTGCTGCTCTATGGCAACGCCGAGCGAGCGATCGTCGAGGTCGCCCACCGTCTGGCCGCTGGCGAGACGATCGAGGCGATCACCGATGTGCGGGGTACGGCCTTTGTCCGCAAAGACGCCCCCGAGGGTTGGTTCGAGATCGACTCGACCCGCATCGACCGGCCGGGCAAGATCGACAAGATCGTCAACCCTTACGTCAACACCCGCGACCTGGAAGCCTGCGCGCTGGAGAACGGTCAGCCGCCGGCCGACGACCCCGCCGAGGCGCGGCCCGTGGAGCTGCTGCCGCACCCGCGCCTGGAACGCGAGCGGACGGTGATTCGTCTGCCTTCGTTCGAGAAGGTGCGCAATGATCCGGTGCTCTACGCGCACGCCAACCGCGTGCTGCACCTGGAAACCAACCCAGGCAACGCCCGCGCGCTGGTGCAGCGGCACGACGAACGCGAATTGTGGCTGAATCCCCCGCCCATCCCGCTCTCGACCGAGGAAATGGACTACGTCTTCGCCGCGCCTTATGCGCGCGTGCCGCACCCGGCCTATGAGGGCGCGAAGATTCCGGCCTACGAGATGATCCGTTTCTCGGTGAACATCATGCGCGGCTGCTTTGGCGGCTGCACCTTCTGCTCGATCACCGAGCACGAGGGCCGCATCATCCAGAACCGTTCGCACGAGTCGATCCTTCACGAAATCGAACAGATGAAGGGCGTCCCGGGTTTCACCGGCGTCGTTTCCGACCTTGGCGGGCCGACTGCGAACATGTACCGCCTGGCGTGCAAGAGCCACGACATCGAGAAGCACTGCCGCAAGCCGTCCTGCGTCTACCCCGGGATCTGCGAGAACCTCAACACCGACCACAGTTCGCTGATCGAGCTGTACCGCAAGGCCCGGGCGCTGCCGGGAGTGAAGAAGATTCTCATCGCCTCGGGGCTGCGCTACGACCTGGCGGTCGAGTCGCCGGAGTATGTCAAGGAGCTGGTCACCCACCATGTCGGCGGTTACCTGAAGATCGCGCCGGAGCACACCGAGCGTGGCCCGCTGGACAAGATGATGAAGCCGGGCATCGGCACCTATGATCGCTTCAAGCGGATGTTCGAGAAGTTCTCGAAGGAGGCGGGCAAGGAGCAGTACCTGATCCCGTACTTCATCGCGGCGCACCCCGGTACCACCGATGAGGACATGCTCAACCTGGCGCTGTGGCTGAAAGCCAACGGCTTTCGCGCCGACCAGGTGCAGGCCTTTTATCCGTCGCCGATGGCCACTGCCACGGCGATGTACCACAGCGGCAAGAACCCGCTGCGCAAGGTGACCTACAAGAGCGAAGGCGTCACCATCGTCAAGAGCGAAGAACAGCGCCGCCTGCACAAAGCCTTCCTGCGTTATCACGATCCCAAGGGTTGGCCACTGCTGCGCGAGGCCCTTATTCGCATGGGGCGAGCCGACCTGATCGGCCCGGCCAAGCATCAGCTGATTCCGGCTCACCAGCCGGCGAGCGATGGCTACCACAGCGCTCGGCGCAAGAACTCCACGCCCGTCGGCAGCAAGAAGGCGGGCGGTGCGTCGGCAGGGCGTCCGCTGCTTACCCAGCACACCGGGCTGCCGCCGCGCAGCCAGGACGGCAATCCCTGGGACAAGCGCGAGCAGGCCAAGGCCGCCGCCGAGCAGCGACGCAAGGACAGCAAGCCGGGCAAGGGCGGCAAGGGCAAGCCTCAGCGTCCGGTTGCGCCGCGCTGA
- the alr gene encoding alanine racemase — protein sequence MRPLVATVDLAALRHNYLHAKQCAPQRRAFAVVKADAYGHGARRAVQALQDIADGFAVACIEEAEVAREVAPTARLLLLEGCFEPAELPRAAELGLDIAVQGEAQAEALLAADLARPLNVWLKFDSGMHRLGFDIAGLRAWHARLKDAPQVAELNLISHFACADERGHALTDLQLQRYAEVMQLGFDNCTLANSAAVLTLPQAHMEWIRPGIMLYGATPFAELAATTLGLQPVMTLTGALIAVRDIDAGESVGYGGTWVAQRPSRIGTVSCGYADGYPRTAPPGTEVVIRGQRVPLAGRVSMDMLAVDLTDLPAARLGDAVELWGAQLPIDELAQACGTIGYELLTKVTGRVPRRYVG from the coding sequence ATGCGTCCCCTGGTTGCAACGGTCGATCTGGCCGCGCTTCGACACAATTATCTCCATGCCAAGCAGTGCGCTCCGCAGCGCCGAGCCTTTGCCGTGGTCAAGGCCGATGCCTATGGCCACGGCGCGAGGCGCGCGGTCCAGGCGCTGCAGGACATCGCCGACGGGTTCGCCGTCGCCTGCATCGAGGAGGCCGAGGTCGCGCGCGAGGTCGCGCCTACTGCACGCTTGCTATTGCTCGAGGGCTGCTTCGAACCAGCCGAGCTGCCGCGTGCGGCCGAACTCGGCCTGGACATCGCCGTGCAAGGCGAGGCGCAGGCCGAGGCGCTGCTGGCGGCCGATCTGGCCCGCCCGCTGAATGTCTGGCTCAAGTTCGATTCGGGCATGCATCGGCTGGGCTTCGATATCGCCGGCCTGCGTGCCTGGCATGCCCGGCTCAAGGATGCGCCGCAGGTGGCCGAACTGAACCTGATCAGTCACTTCGCCTGTGCTGACGAGCGTGGGCACGCGCTGACCGACCTGCAGCTGCAGCGTTATGCCGAGGTGATGCAGCTTGGTTTCGATAACTGCACGCTGGCCAACTCGGCGGCGGTGCTGACATTGCCCCAGGCGCACATGGAGTGGATTCGTCCGGGCATCATGCTCTATGGCGCGACGCCCTTTGCCGAACTGGCGGCGACGACGCTGGGCCTGCAGCCGGTGATGACGCTGACCGGCGCGCTGATCGCTGTGCGTGACATAGACGCCGGCGAGAGCGTGGGATACGGCGGGACCTGGGTAGCGCAGCGGCCTTCGCGCATCGGTACAGTCAGTTGCGGCTATGCCGATGGCTACCCGCGCACCGCACCACCCGGAACCGAGGTCGTGATCCGGGGGCAGCGTGTACCACTGGCTGGTCGGGTATCGATGGACATGCTCGCGGTGGATCTCACCGACCTGCCGGCCGCCCGGCTTGGCGATGCGGTCGAACTGTGGGGCGCGCAGTTGCCCATCGATGAGCTGGCTCAGGCGTGTGGCACGATCGGCTACGAATTGCTGACGAAAGTCACCGGTCGGGTGCCGCGCCGTTACGTCGGCTGA
- a CDS encoding diguanylate cyclase, whose translation MRFVLFALLLSLCSLGAARAETTLLAPADSGRSLNADVDLLADPGASLGIGDLQRPEVQARFEPAQGKASVGQSPHPWWIRVSLQRTSDAPVQWWLEIGSVTLKDLRIYLPDGAGGWQARQSGELVGFAEGRDYPYRRMLLRLPQVADDAPLTFYLRTYDPAGNSFPLRVWQLDALQAQAAGENLFLGLVYGVILAMLLYNLFIFFSLRDKAYFWYVMTTSGALLMIVAMTGHGFQYLWPNGPVPLWLDRISIPALWGFSACRFTQTLLQTRHFAPWAHRLLSLACGLYVLAVLLNLVGYRAFGAWVFVALALTAIPASLWASFRRWRLGYFPALLYLIGFGVILGSVNLLLLRATGVVQPAPWNAHIFPLAVAAESILFSFALAYRIQILKQENAAALERADREKAARLEQVQASAAQLSQAVETRTAELAEANRHLCEREQELKHAAFHDPLTELPNRRYLIERAEAALDEAGRKAEAVALLLIDLDHFKPVNDHHGHDAGDLLLRTLALRLRTLVRAGDMAARLGGDEFALLVTGPNAERDVEQIAERLLRELAHPVPYRNATLAVTVSVGAAFYPRHAEHFAGLYKAADQALYRAKHQGRAGWAQHDERPVSADQPT comes from the coding sequence GTGCGTTTCGTCCTGTTCGCCTTGCTCCTGAGCCTGTGCAGCCTCGGCGCTGCCCGCGCGGAAACGACCTTGCTGGCCCCTGCCGACAGCGGTCGAAGCCTGAATGCCGACGTGGATCTGCTCGCCGACCCTGGCGCCAGCCTGGGCATCGGCGATCTTCAGCGCCCCGAGGTCCAGGCCCGCTTCGAACCTGCGCAAGGCAAGGCCAGCGTCGGCCAGAGCCCCCACCCCTGGTGGATCAGGGTCAGCCTGCAGCGCACGAGCGATGCCCCCGTCCAGTGGTGGCTAGAGATCGGCTCGGTAACCCTGAAGGATCTGCGAATCTACCTGCCCGATGGCGCAGGTGGCTGGCAGGCGCGTCAGTCTGGCGAACTGGTCGGCTTTGCCGAGGGGCGCGACTACCCATACCGTCGCATGCTGTTGCGCCTTCCGCAGGTGGCGGACGATGCGCCGCTGACCTTCTACCTGCGCACCTACGACCCGGCCGGCAACTCCTTTCCACTGCGCGTGTGGCAACTGGATGCACTGCAGGCACAGGCCGCGGGCGAGAACCTGTTTCTCGGCCTAGTCTACGGCGTGATCCTGGCAATGCTGCTGTACAACCTGTTCATCTTCTTCAGCCTGCGGGACAAGGCCTACTTCTGGTACGTGATGACCACCAGCGGCGCGCTGCTGATGATCGTCGCGATGACCGGCCACGGCTTCCAGTACCTCTGGCCGAACGGCCCGGTGCCGCTCTGGCTGGACCGCATCAGTATTCCGGCCCTCTGGGGCTTCAGCGCCTGTCGCTTCACCCAGACCCTGCTGCAGACCCGGCACTTCGCACCCTGGGCACACCGTCTGCTGAGTCTGGCCTGCGGCCTCTACGTACTGGCCGTGTTGTTGAACCTCGTCGGTTATCGTGCGTTCGGCGCCTGGGTCTTCGTGGCGCTGGCACTGACCGCCATTCCCGCCTCGCTCTGGGCCTCGTTCCGGCGCTGGCGCCTGGGCTATTTCCCTGCGCTGCTCTACCTTATCGGTTTCGGCGTGATCCTCGGCAGCGTCAACCTGCTGCTGTTGCGCGCCACCGGCGTGGTCCAGCCAGCCCCCTGGAATGCTCACATCTTTCCGCTGGCCGTGGCCGCCGAGTCGATTCTCTTCTCGTTCGCACTGGCGTACCGCATCCAGATCCTCAAGCAGGAAAACGCCGCGGCCCTCGAGCGCGCCGATCGCGAAAAGGCGGCACGGCTCGAGCAGGTGCAGGCCAGCGCAGCGCAGCTCAGCCAGGCGGTGGAGACCCGCACCGCGGAGCTGGCCGAGGCCAACCGGCACCTCTGTGAGCGCGAGCAGGAACTCAAGCATGCGGCCTTCCACGATCCATTGACCGAGCTGCCCAACCGCCGCTACCTGATCGAACGAGCCGAGGCTGCTCTGGATGAAGCGGGCCGAAAGGCCGAGGCGGTTGCGCTATTACTGATCGACCTGGACCACTTCAAACCGGTCAACGATCACCACGGCCATGATGCCGGCGACCTGCTGTTGCGTACCCTGGCGCTGCGCCTGCGCACCCTGGTACGCGCAGGCGACATGGCCGCACGGCTCGGCGGCGACGAGTTCGCACTGTTGGTGACCGGACCGAATGCCGAGCGTGACGTGGAGCAGATCGCCGAGCGCCTGCTGCGTGAGCTGGCGCACCCGGTACCGTACCGCAACGCCACCCTGGCCGTGACGGTAAGCGTCGGCGCGGCCTTTTATCCACGTCACGCCGAACACTTCGCAGGGCTATACAAGGCCGCCGACCAGGCGCTGTATCGCGCCAAGCATCAGGGCCGTGCGGGCTGGGCGCAACACGATGAGCGCCCAGTCTCCGCCGATCAGCCGACGTAA